From Pseudomonas putida, one genomic window encodes:
- a CDS encoding CoA-acylating methylmalonate-semialdehyde dehydrogenase, giving the protein MNAPQSPDQTKVEQVKLLIDGQWVESKTTEWRDIVNPATQQVLARVPFATVEEVDAAVAAAERAFKTWRDTPIGARMRIMLKLQALIREHSKRIALTLSAEQGKTIADAEGDIFRGLEVVEHAASIGTLQMGEFAENVAGGVDTYTLRQPIGVCAGITPFNFPAMIPLWMFPMAIVCGNTFVLKPSEQDPLSTMMLVELALEAGVPAGVLNVVHGGKQVVDAICTHKDIKAISFVGSTEVGTHVYNLGSQHGKRVQSMMGAKNHAVVLPDANRTQTINALVGAAFGAAGQRCMATSVAVLVGKAREWLPDIKEAASKLKVNAGSEPGTDVGPVVSKRAKERVLGLIESGIKEGAKLELDGRDVTVPGYEQGNFVGPTLFSGVTTDMQVYTQEIFGPVLVTLAVDTLDEAIALVNANPFGNGTGLFTQSGAAARKFQSEIDIGQVGINIPIPVPVPFFSFTGSRGSKLGDLGPYGKQVVQFYTQTKTVTARWFDDDSVNDGVNTTISLR; this is encoded by the coding sequence ATGAACGCACCCCAATCCCCCGACCAAACCAAGGTCGAGCAGGTCAAGCTGCTGATCGACGGCCAGTGGGTCGAGTCCAAGACCACCGAATGGCGCGACATCGTCAACCCGGCCACCCAGCAGGTGCTGGCGCGGGTGCCGTTCGCCACCGTCGAAGAAGTGGATGCCGCCGTGGCGGCTGCCGAGCGTGCCTTCAAGACCTGGCGCGACACCCCGATCGGCGCACGCATGCGCATCATGCTCAAGCTGCAGGCGTTGATCCGCGAACACAGCAAGCGCATTGCCCTGACCCTGAGCGCCGAGCAGGGCAAAACCATTGCCGATGCCGAAGGTGATATTTTCCGAGGCCTGGAAGTGGTCGAGCACGCCGCCTCCATCGGCACCTTGCAGATGGGCGAGTTCGCCGAAAACGTCGCCGGCGGCGTCGACACCTACACGCTGCGCCAACCCATCGGCGTGTGCGCCGGCATCACCCCGTTCAACTTCCCGGCGATGATCCCCCTGTGGATGTTCCCCATGGCCATCGTCTGCGGTAACACCTTCGTGCTCAAACCGTCCGAGCAGGACCCGCTGTCGACCATGATGCTGGTCGAGCTGGCGCTGGAAGCCGGGGTGCCGGCCGGTGTGCTGAACGTGGTCCACGGCGGCAAGCAGGTAGTGGATGCGATCTGCACGCACAAGGATATCAAGGCGATCTCCTTCGTCGGGTCCACCGAAGTCGGCACCCATGTGTACAACCTGGGCAGCCAGCACGGCAAGCGCGTGCAGTCGATGATGGGGGCCAAGAACCACGCCGTGGTCCTGCCCGATGCCAACCGTACCCAGACCATCAACGCCTTGGTCGGTGCCGCCTTCGGCGCCGCTGGCCAGCGCTGCATGGCCACCTCGGTGGCGGTGCTTGTGGGCAAGGCACGTGAATGGCTGCCGGATATCAAGGAGGCGGCCAGCAAGCTCAAGGTCAACGCCGGCAGCGAGCCGGGCACCGATGTCGGCCCGGTGGTTTCCAAGCGTGCCAAGGAGCGTGTGCTGGGCCTGATAGAAAGCGGTATCAAGGAAGGCGCCAAGCTGGAACTCGATGGCCGCGACGTGACGGTCCCGGGTTACGAGCAAGGCAATTTCGTCGGCCCGACCCTGTTCTCCGGTGTGACAACCGATATGCAGGTCTACACCCAGGAAATCTTCGGCCCGGTTCTGGTGACCCTGGCAGTCGACACCCTCGACGAAGCCATCGCGCTGGTCAACGCCAACCCGTTCGGCAACGGCACAGGCCTGTTCACCCAGAGCGGCGCGGCGGCGCGCAAGTTCCAGAGCGAAATCGATATCGGCCAGGTCGGTATCAATATCCCGATCCCGGTACCCGTGCCGTTCTTCAGCTTCACCGGGTCGCGTGGCTCCAAGCTCGGTGACCTCGGCCCGTACGGCAAGCAGGTGGTGCAGTTCTACACGCAGACCAAGACCGTCACCGCCCGCTGGTTCGATGACGACAGCGTCAATGACGGTGTGAACACCACCATCAGCCTGCGCTAA
- the mmsB gene encoding 3-hydroxyisobutyrate dehydrogenase, with protein sequence MRIAFIGLGNMGAPMARNLIKAGHQLNLFDLNKTVLAELAELGGQVSASPKEAAANSELVITMLPAAAHVRSVYLNEDGVLAGVRPGTPTVDCSTIDPQTAREVCKAAAAKGVDMGDAPVSGGTGGAAAGTLTFMVGASAALFATLKPVLEQMGRNIVHCGEVGTGQIAKVCNNLLLGISMIGVAEAMALGNALGIDTKVLAGIINSSTGRCWSSDTYNPWPGIIETAPASRGYTGGFGAELMLKDLGLATEAARQVHQPVILGAVAQQLYQAMSLRGEGGKDFSAIVEGYRKKD encoded by the coding sequence ATGCGTATCGCATTCATCGGCCTGGGCAACATGGGCGCCCCCATGGCCCGCAACTTGATCAAGGCCGGGCACCAGCTGAACCTGTTCGACCTGAACAAGACCGTACTGGCCGAGCTCGCCGAACTGGGCGGGCAGGTCAGCGCCTCGCCCAAGGAAGCGGCAGCCAACAGCGAGCTGGTGATCACCATGCTGCCGGCTGCAGCCCATGTGCGCAGTGTCTACCTGAACGAAGACGGCGTGCTGGCGGGCGTGCGCCCGGGCACACCGACCGTGGACTGCAGCACCATCGACCCGCAGACGGCGCGTGAGGTGTGCAAGGCCGCTGCGGCCAAAGGTGTGGACATGGGCGATGCGCCGGTTTCCGGCGGCACTGGCGGCGCGGCGGCAGGCACCTTGACGTTCATGGTCGGTGCCAGCGCAGCGCTTTTTGCCACGCTCAAGCCGGTGCTGGAACAGATGGGCCGCAACATCGTGCACTGCGGCGAGGTCGGCACCGGACAGATTGCCAAGGTCTGCAACAACCTGCTGCTGGGCATCTCGATGATCGGCGTAGCTGAGGCCATGGCGCTGGGCAATGCGCTGGGGATCGACACCAAGGTACTGGCCGGCATCATCAACAGCTCGACCGGGCGTTGCTGGAGTTCCGATACCTACAACCCCTGGCCGGGCATCATCGAAACCGCCCCGGCATCCCGCGGCTATACCGGTGGCTTTGGTGCCGAGCTGATGCTCAAGGACCTGGGGCTGGCGACCGAAGCCGCGCGCCAGGTGCACCAACCAGTCATTCTCGGAGCTGTGGCCCAGCAGCTGTATCAGGCGATGAGCCTGCGCGGCGAGGGTGGCAAAGATTTCTCGGCGATCGTCGAGGGCTACCGCAAGAAGGATTGA
- a CDS encoding Hcp family type VI secretion system effector encodes MAFDAYIQIDTIPGEALDEQYKKWIEVIGYDFGVSQSTSATASSAGGATSGRTTVTNFTFRKYLDSASCKLMEASCTGQHLKEVKLALCRAGGEKLKYYEIILEEVIIAEYSQCVDAGVPLEVVQLNYGRIKTTYTQQRRLDGAGGGNIAGGWDRIGNKKYA; translated from the coding sequence ATGGCTTTTGATGCATACATTCAGATCGACACCATTCCAGGTGAAGCCCTGGACGAACAATACAAAAAATGGATTGAAGTAATCGGTTACGACTTTGGCGTCAGTCAAAGCACATCCGCCACTGCGAGCTCCGCTGGGGGCGCTACATCTGGGCGCACCACCGTGACCAACTTCACCTTTAGGAAATATCTTGACAGTGCCAGTTGCAAACTGATGGAGGCCAGTTGTACCGGGCAACACCTCAAGGAAGTGAAGCTGGCGCTCTGTCGCGCCGGAGGCGAAAAACTAAAATATTACGAAATCATTCTAGAAGAAGTTATTATCGCCGAATATTCGCAGTGCGTTGACGCGGGTGTACCGCTGGAAGTGGTGCAGCTCAATTACGGTCGCATCAAGACCACATACACTCAGCAGCGGCGGCTTGATGGCGCCGGCGGCGGCAATATCGCTGGAGGTTGGGACCGTATCGGTAACAAAAAGTACGCGTGA
- a CDS encoding cupin domain-containing protein: MSDFITVLRETCPTPVVDATKWKRIGGDPHTVNLNAYLSADGSKIMGTWICTPGKFEVNYEKWEFCHFLEGYCIVTPEGEAPKHLKAGDVFVIEPGMKGTWEVVETVRKYFVFA, encoded by the coding sequence ATGTCCGATTTCATCACCGTCCTGCGCGAAACTTGCCCGACACCGGTCGTGGACGCTACCAAGTGGAAGCGCATCGGCGGCGATCCGCACACCGTCAACCTCAATGCTTACCTGTCGGCCGACGGCAGCAAGATCATGGGCACCTGGATCTGCACGCCGGGCAAGTTCGAGGTCAACTACGAGAAGTGGGAGTTCTGCCACTTTCTTGAGGGTTACTGCATCGTCACCCCGGAAGGTGAAGCGCCCAAACACCTGAAGGCCGGTGATGTGTTCGTGATCGAACCGGGCATGAAAGGGACCTGGGAAGTGGTCGAGACGGTACGTAAGTATTTCGTTTTCGCCTGA
- a CDS encoding LysR family transcriptional regulator — MHFDLIDLTLFRHTLECGNITAGARRSHLSLPAASARIRAMEASLGTALLERNRRGVQPTPAGQALLQHARLIGQQVERLQFDLGQYAQGQQGQVRLLCNTAALTEYLPEQLAGYLADNPGVSVDVQEMPSLRIVQSISQGMADVGIISTAAPSTHLQTLPFRDDPLVLISPLAHPLGSEPAPSFIDSLAHGHVGLGANSALALYLEEQALREGRRMHVRVRAEGFDGVIRMVAGGAGVGVVPLAAVKRWEGVLPLHWVALREDWANRRLLLCARDFAGLPGYAAGLVERLAKP; from the coding sequence ATGCATTTCGACCTGATTGATCTCACGCTATTTCGGCACACCCTGGAGTGCGGCAACATCACCGCCGGGGCCCGCCGCAGCCACCTGTCGCTGCCGGCTGCCAGTGCGCGAATCCGCGCCATGGAAGCCTCGCTCGGCACTGCGTTGCTGGAACGCAACCGCCGCGGTGTACAGCCGACCCCAGCGGGCCAGGCGCTGCTTCAGCATGCTCGGCTGATCGGCCAGCAGGTCGAACGCCTGCAGTTCGACCTGGGCCAGTACGCTCAGGGGCAGCAGGGCCAGGTGCGCCTACTGTGCAACACAGCGGCGCTGACCGAATACCTGCCGGAGCAGTTGGCCGGGTATCTGGCCGATAACCCTGGCGTGAGCGTCGACGTGCAGGAAATGCCGAGCCTGAGGATCGTGCAGTCGATCAGCCAAGGCATGGCCGATGTGGGCATCATCTCCACCGCTGCGCCCAGCACGCACCTGCAAACCCTGCCGTTTCGCGACGACCCGCTGGTGCTGATCAGTCCGCTTGCTCACCCGCTCGGCTCGGAGCCTGCCCCAAGCTTCATCGACAGCCTTGCCCACGGGCATGTCGGGCTCGGTGCGAACAGCGCCCTGGCGTTGTATCTGGAGGAGCAGGCCCTGCGCGAAGGGCGGCGCATGCACGTACGGGTGCGCGCCGAAGGTTTTGACGGGGTAATCCGCATGGTTGCGGGTGGCGCCGGGGTTGGCGTGGTGCCATTGGCGGCAGTGAAGCGCTGGGAAGGCGTGTTGCCGCTGCACTGGGTGGCGCTGCGCGAGGACTGGGCGAATCGCCGATTGCTGCTGTGCGCACGGGATTTTGCGGGGTTGCCAGGCTATGCAGCCGGGTTGGTCGAGCGGCTGGCCAAGCCCTGA
- a CDS encoding sulfite exporter TauE/SafE family protein, giving the protein MNDLIAFYQHIGPDLSLLVIMTFLLAGAVKGVIGLGLPTIAMGLLGLAMPPAQAAALLIVPSTITNLWQLAAGGHLPALLRRLGPMLAMIFMGTLLGSAWLGIDSGPWAAHALGAALLVYALYGLIGPGLRLAAGREGWLGPLCGMLTGIVSAATGVFVIPAVPYLQSLGLSRDEMIQALGLAFTVSTLALALGLAGQDALGGQAMGASLLMLAPALLGMLVGQWLRQRISAVLFKRCFFIGLAALGGHLLING; this is encoded by the coding sequence ATGAATGACCTGATCGCTTTCTATCAACATATCGGGCCGGATCTGTCCCTGCTGGTAATCATGACGTTCCTGCTGGCGGGCGCGGTGAAAGGGGTGATCGGCCTGGGCCTGCCGACCATCGCGATGGGGCTTTTAGGCCTGGCTATGCCTCCGGCGCAGGCTGCCGCGTTGCTGATCGTGCCATCGACTATCACCAACCTTTGGCAGCTGGCGGCGGGAGGCCACCTGCCGGCATTGCTGCGGCGTCTCGGGCCGATGCTCGCGATGATTTTTATGGGGACGCTGCTTGGTAGTGCCTGGCTGGGGATCGACAGTGGCCCATGGGCGGCGCATGCGTTGGGCGCGGCGCTGCTGGTGTACGCCTTGTATGGCCTGATCGGGCCTGGACTGCGGCTGGCGGCAGGCAGAGAAGGGTGGCTTGGGCCGTTGTGCGGGATGCTGACCGGCATCGTGAGCGCCGCCACGGGGGTGTTCGTGATACCCGCAGTGCCTTACCTGCAGAGCCTTGGCCTGAGCCGCGACGAAATGATCCAGGCATTGGGGCTGGCGTTCACCGTCTCGACCCTGGCGCTGGCTCTGGGCCTGGCTGGCCAAGACGCCTTGGGTGGCCAGGCAATGGGGGCTTCATTGCTGATGCTGGCACCCGCGCTCCTGGGCATGCTGGTTGGCCAGTGGCTGCGCCAGCGCATCAGCGCCGTGCTGTTCAAACGGTGCTTCTTCATCGGCCTGGCCGCGCTGGGCGGCCACCTGCTGATCAACGGCTAG
- a CDS encoding putative quinol monooxygenase, whose amino-acid sequence MSEQYAFILKAKTRPEMAEAFETLFRAYVEPSRNEPGCIEYHMLRDKEDPSLFVFFEVWANKAALDVHSALPHMVEFFEKRMEYLERDFDIQLIEMLSASSASR is encoded by the coding sequence ATGAGCGAGCAGTACGCCTTCATTCTCAAGGCAAAGACCCGTCCGGAAATGGCCGAAGCATTCGAAACCCTGTTCCGCGCCTACGTTGAACCGAGCCGCAATGAGCCTGGCTGCATCGAATACCACATGCTGCGCGACAAGGAAGACCCAAGCCTGTTCGTATTCTTCGAGGTATGGGCCAACAAAGCGGCGCTGGATGTGCATTCGGCGTTGCCGCACATGGTCGAGTTCTTCGAAAAACGTATGGAGTATCTTGAGCGTGACTTCGATATTCAGCTGATAGAAATGCTCAGCGCGTCCTCCGCTAGCCGTTGA
- a CDS encoding NAD(P)H-dependent oxidoreductase — protein MKKILLLNGGKQFAHSEGRLNQTLHEAALAHLDRAGFDVQQTFIDAGYDVQAEVEKFLWADVVIYQMPGWWMGAPWTVKKYIDEVFTAGHGSLYANDGRTRSDASQKYGSGGLVQGKQYMLSLTWNAPQQAFDDPSDFFEGKGVDAVYFPFHKANQFLGMTGLPTYLAVDVMKRPDVPAALAAYEAHLNAVFGVAQ, from the coding sequence ATGAAAAAGATTCTCCTGCTCAATGGCGGTAAACAGTTCGCCCACTCTGAAGGTCGCCTCAACCAGACGCTGCACGAGGCTGCCCTCGCTCATCTCGACCGAGCCGGTTTTGACGTGCAGCAAACCTTCATCGACGCCGGCTACGACGTGCAGGCCGAGGTCGAGAAATTCCTCTGGGCCGATGTGGTGATCTACCAGATGCCGGGCTGGTGGATGGGCGCACCCTGGACCGTCAAGAAATACATCGACGAAGTCTTCACTGCAGGCCACGGCAGCCTCTACGCCAACGATGGCCGGACCCGCTCGGATGCTTCGCAGAAGTACGGTAGCGGTGGCCTGGTGCAGGGCAAGCAGTACATGCTGTCGCTGACCTGGAACGCACCGCAGCAGGCCTTCGACGACCCGAGCGATTTCTTCGAGGGCAAAGGGGTGGATGCGGTGTATTTCCCGTTCCACAAGGCCAATCAGTTCCTCGGCATGACCGGCTTGCCAACCTATCTGGCAGTCGATGTGATGAAGCGCCCGGATGTGCCGGCTGCGTTGGCAGCTTACGAGGCGCATCTGAATGCCGTGTTCGGCGTCGCTCAGTGA
- a CDS encoding LysR family transcriptional regulator, with amino-acid sequence MKTRSEELQVFVAVIDCGSISAAAEQLGQTPSAVSRTLARLEAKLGTTLVNRTTRRMDLTEEGRFFLERSRLVLQQMDDMEERLSMNRQTPSGRLRINAAAPFMLHAILPWIGEFRSQYPDIELELNTDDLIIDLLEQSTDVAIRIGELADSSLHARSLGCSPVQILASPAYLQRHGTPQHVEDLNHHCLLGFSQPESLNQWPLRHAQGDRWPIRPALLASSGETLRQLALAGEGIVSLSHFMTHEDIRAGRLQVILSAATNGYRQPIHAVYYRNTQLALRIQCFLDFIQRKLAMYAC; translated from the coding sequence GTGAAAACCCGATCCGAAGAACTCCAGGTATTCGTCGCCGTCATCGACTGCGGTTCGATTTCCGCTGCCGCCGAGCAACTGGGCCAGACGCCTTCGGCGGTCAGCCGCACCTTGGCGCGCCTGGAGGCAAAGCTGGGCACTACGCTGGTCAATCGCACCACCCGGCGCATGGACCTGACCGAAGAAGGGCGCTTTTTCCTCGAGCGTTCTCGGCTGGTGCTCCAGCAAATGGACGACATGGAAGAGCGCCTGTCGATGAACCGCCAGACACCTTCCGGGCGCTTGCGCATCAATGCCGCAGCGCCGTTCATGCTGCATGCGATCCTGCCCTGGATCGGCGAATTTCGCAGCCAGTACCCCGATATCGAGCTGGAATTGAACACCGATGACCTGATCATCGACCTGTTGGAGCAGAGTACCGACGTCGCGATCCGCATCGGTGAGTTGGCCGACTCCAGCCTGCACGCCCGTTCGCTGGGCTGCAGCCCGGTGCAAATCCTTGCAAGTCCGGCTTACCTGCAGCGACACGGTACACCGCAGCATGTCGAAGACCTGAACCATCACTGCCTGCTCGGTTTCAGCCAGCCCGAGTCACTCAACCAGTGGCCGCTGCGCCATGCCCAAGGCGACCGTTGGCCGATTCGCCCGGCGCTGCTCGCCTCCAGCGGCGAGACCCTGCGCCAGTTGGCGCTGGCCGGGGAGGGTATCGTCAGCCTCTCGCACTTCATGACCCACGAGGACATCCGCGCCGGCCGACTGCAGGTCATTCTGAGCGCTGCCACCAACGGCTACCGCCAGCCTATCCACGCTGTTTATTACCGCAACACGCAACTGGCCCTGCGCATCCAGTGCTTCCTCGACTTCATCCAGCGCAAACTGGCGATGTACGCCTGCTGA